The following nucleotide sequence is from Zea mays cultivar B73 chromosome 1, Zm-B73-REFERENCE-NAM-5.0, whole genome shotgun sequence.
gattcaaacacaagggcatatagagtctttaacaagtccactggactagttgaagtttcttgtgacattgtgtttgataagactaacggctctcaagtagagcaagttgatcttgatgagctagatgatgaagaggctccgtgcatcgcgctaaggaacatgtcattggggatgtgtgtcctaaggaatccgaagagcctccacatgcacaagatcaaccatcttcctccatgcaagcatctccaccaacccaagatgaggatcaagctcaagatgatgataatgaagatcaagaggagccacctcaagaggaggacaatgatcaagggggagatgctaatgatcaagacaaggaagatgatgagggtcaaaggccgccacacccaagagtccaccaagcaatacaacgagatcaccccgtgaacaccatcctcggcgatattcaaaagggggtaaccactcgatctcgtgttgctcatttttatgAACATTACTTCTTTGTGTCttttattgagccatatagggtggaagacacattaagggattcggattgggtgttggcgatgcaagaggaactcaacaacttcacgaggaatgaggtatggcatttagttccacgtcctaatcaaaatgttgtaggaaccaagtgggtcttccgcaacaagcaagatgagcatggtgtggtgacaaggaacaaagcccgacttgtggccaagggatattcacaagtcgaaggtttcaatttcggtgaaacctatgcacccgtagctataggcttgagtcaattcgcatattacttgcatatgctacttaccatggctttaagctttaccaaatggacgtgaaaagtgccttcctcaatggaccaatcaaggaagaagtctatgttgagcaacctcccggctttgaagatagtgagtaccctaaccatgtctataaactctctaaggcgctttatgggctcaagcaagccccaagagcatggtatgaatgcctaagagattttcttatcgctaatggcttcaaagtcagaaaagccgatcctactctctttactaaaacaattgcaaatgatttgtttgtatgccaaatttatgttgatgatatcatatttgggtctactaacaaatctacttgtgaagaatttagtaggatcatggttcaaaaattcgagatgtctatgatgggggagttgaagtatttcttaggatttcaagtcaagcaactctaagagggcaccttcattagccaaatgaagtacattcaagacatactcaccaagtttgggatgaaggatgccaagcccatcaagacacccatgggaaccaatgggcatctcgaccaacacacgggaggtaaatccgtagatcaaaaggtataccggtcgatgataggatctttattctatttatgtgcatctcgaccggacattatgctttccgtatgcatgtgtgcaagattccaagccgatcctaaggaagttcaccttagggccgtgaaacgaatcttgagatatttagttcatactcctaagtttggcctttggtaccccaagagatccacttttgatttaattggatattcagatgctgattgggccgggtgtaaaattgatagaaagagcacatcagggacttgtcagttcttgggaagatcccaggtgtcttgggcctcaaagaaaaaaaatttcgtagctctttctaccgccgaagccaagtatattgccgcaggccattgttgcgcgcaattgctttggatgaggcaaacccttagggactatggttacaaattgaccaaagtccctctcctatgtgataatgagagtgcaatccgcatggcggataatcccgttgagcacagccgcactaagcacatagccattcggtatcactttttaagggatcaccaacaacgggggatatcgagattgcttatgttagcaccaaagaacaattagctgatatctttatcaagccattagatgagaaaacctttaccaaacttaggcatgagctaaatattcttgattctcgcaattTTGAttaatgttttgcacacatagctcatgtatacctttgatcatctctttcatgtgctatgactaatatggtttcgagtgtatttcatgctaagtcatagattgaaagggaaatgaagttcttcggcgaagacaaggcttccactccactccatcgaattattcatctttCGTCGTCACTCCACAATCGCTCTCCATCGAATCATTTTTCAAACCTACTTCcctttgaggtggtcacaaagaccggatctctttcaaccctttccctctctcaaacggtcacctagaccgagtgagcttctcttctcaatcaattgggacacttagtccccacaaggaccaccacacaattggtgtctcttgctttgattacaaagatcttaggaacaagaaatgaggaagaagaaaagcgatccaagcgcaagagctcaaaagaacacgacaaaactctctcttctagtcactattgctttgagtggaattggaacttggagagattttgattcactctatttgtgtcttgtattgaatgcactagctcttgtattgaatgtgttggctgaaaacttggatgctttgaagtgtggtggtcggggggtatttatagccccaaccaccaaagtggccgttggggaactctgctgtcgacggacgcaccggacagtccggtgcgccagccacgtcacccaaccgttagggttcgaccgttggagctctgacaagtggggccaccggatagtccggtggtgcaccggacagtcactgttcactgtctggtgcgccatctgcgcctgctctgacttctgcgcgcgcagtccgcgcactgtagttcactgttcaccttttgcagacgaccgttggcgctataGCCGTTACTcctcttggcacaccggacagtccggtgaattatagcggagggcatttctagaaacccgaaggtggcaagttcagagttgatctccctggtgcaccggacactgtccggtggcacaccggacagtccagtgcgccagaccagggcagtcttcggttttctttgctcctttttatttgaaccctttcttagactttttattggtttgtgttgaacctttggcacctgtagaacttataatttagaccaaactagttagtccaattatttgtgttgggcaattcaaccaccaaaatcaattaggaaaagattTTAGCCTATTTCTCTTTCACCTATCTTAGGCTACATGGGCAAAACCTATCAGCAGGAGATGGAGCGAGGCACGAGAGATGACGTACCTTTGGTGGAGCCGATGAATGCCGCTGGCTCAATAATCCGTGGCGCGCTTGAGTAGAAGCACTGTCACTGCACCTCCGTGTCTTCTCTAGGGATGGGGGGAAGGGAGGTGGTGGCGAGGGCGAGGTGTGTGGAGGCAGACGCCTCCACCTTTGCTCGGCTGGGGCGGTAAAGTCTGAGCTGTTGATTGGGCGGCGAGCGAGGGGCAGGATCTGAGAGGTGAGGATTTAGGGTGAGTGTCGTTGGTGGAATGGAGGAAGAAAGTATAGGGCATAACCCAGCGCGCTCCCATCGATGGAAGGTGAGTGTCGTCGGGGAAGGGGATCGCGGGGGCAACGGAGTTGATTGCGGGGGCGGCCGCGGCGACGCCATGGATGGAAGGGCACACTGGGGAGGCGCGATTTCTCCGTAAACCAACAATGGAAACCCTTGCGCGAGCGGTAATTGCGGGCTAGATTCGGCCGCGGGCGGGGCTGGATGCGGCCTCGGGACGCGGGCTTGGCGGGCGGGAGGGATGCGCGGCGGTGCGGGGCGCTGGAAGGGACGCGGGCGGAGCTGGATGCGGCAGGGACGCGGGCGGGGCTAGATGCGGCAAGGACGCGCTGGATGCGGCAGGGACCGCGGCCGACAGAACGTGCACCGGCTGTTACTGTGGACGCCTACGTTAGGATTATAATAGTAGTAGAGATAAGAATATTCTCTGTTCGAACTTTCGAAGTTGTTTAGTTTTATGTCCCTCGACCAAACACGATTAAGGCCTTGTTTAGTAGAACTTCGCTCTATAATTCTCTATCTTTGAGAGTTAATGCTATAATAGAGTGATTTCAAATGATTCTCAAGTAGATTTATTTAACGAAAACCGTTTGGTAAATTGTGGGTGACGTGATTTCTGAGGGGTTGGAGTGTGGGGAGCAGGTTAGAAGCATCGAGAAGCATATTTTTTTTAGCTCACACTCTCTAGTACAAAATGGAGCAACTCAGTTTTTAGCCGTTTAGCTTTCTAAAGTGATTATCGTTGAGACCAGAGGTATGAGAGCTCCACCAAACACCCACTAAGGTCCGTTTGGGACAGCTCCAGCTTCAAGAAATTTGGTGAAGTTAATGAAGCAGGTAATTAGATGCTCTAGAAAATCATGGAgctagagctgtaagcctttaaaAACATTTATAGATctcattttatttattattagattaaaaatatttttaaaagtATTTATATTAATATTATAAACTATAGTTCTGCACTGGAGCTAGAACCTAAAGCTGTCTGAAGCCATCCCAATACACCGGGCCGTTTCGTTTCGCCTGGCTCGACAACCAAATAGGAGTCAGGAGAATCCCCGGCCGCCCGTGCCTTTCCGCCTCACCACACGAGTCACACGGCTCACACCCACACCGCGCCGCACCCGTCCCAGCACCCAACTCAACCGCTGCTATCAGCTCCAGATCCGACCGCCTCGATCGGGACGCGAGCATCTCCATAGCGACCAACCGGCCGCCGCGGGTGACCAACCCAGCCGCGCTTTCCCCCGTCAGATCCCCTCCTAGCCAGCCATGGCCGAGCCCCGTTCCGCCCTCCGCCCGCATTGCCACTGTTAGTGCCATGGCCACCGCCTGCCGGAGCCCGCTCGTCTGGCTCTTCGCGCTCGCCGCCGCGCTATTCTTCCTCTCCTGGTACCTCCTCCTCAACTCCGCCGCGGGCCCAACCGCCGCCCGCCGCCCCAACCAGGGGCTCCGCCTCGGCGGCCCCGGTAGGAAATGCGACCCCGCGGAGGCGCTGCTGCGAGTGTTCATGTACGACCTGCCCCCCGAGTTCCACTTCGgactgctcgactggaagcccccGGGCTTCGGCGGCGGCGTGTGGCCCGACGTCAGGGACGGCGTGCCGGACTACCCGGGGGGGCTCAACCTTCAGCACAGCATCGAGTACTGGCTCACCCTCGACCTCTTGGCCTCCGAGCAGGGCGCGCCCACGCCCTGCGCAGCGGCGCGGGTGCGCCACGCGGcggacgccgacgtcgtcttcgtgCCTTTCTTCGCCTCGCTCAGCTTCAACCGCCACTCCCGGGTGGTGCCGCCCGCGCGGAACAGCGAGGACCGCGCGCTGCAACGGAGGCTCCTCGAGTTCCTCGCCGCGCGGCCTGAGTGGCGCAGGACCGGCGGGCGGGACCACGTCGTGCTCGCGCATCACCCCAACGGTATGCTCGACGCGCGCTACAGGTTCTGGCCCTGCGTCTTCGTGCTCTGCGACTTCGGGAGGTACCCGCCCAGCGTCGCCAACCTCGACAAGGACATCATCGCGCCCTATCGGCACCTCGTCGCCAACTTCGCTAATGACACCGCCGGATACGACGACCGGCCGACGCTGCTCTACTTCCAAGGCGCCATCTACAGGAAGGATGTGAGTATACCTTGCTAATTACTCATCTCGTCGAAATTGAATCTTTGTTGGATTAGTCGCATCTAATTTAATAATAATAACGTCAGCATGCCTCTTTTGCTTAAAGAACTCTGTTTTCCAAGTGTTCTTCCCTAAAAAGAATTGAGAATGTTTGCCATGCCCATGTGGCACGTGCACTCCTTTTCGTTCCGCAGCTCCTACTAGTAATGGCTAGCATGGCCCTTTCCCTCTGTGTGCCACTTACTTTAATTTGCACTATTTCTGGCCACTAGGTATGCACTGATGGAAATCGATGTATGCTTCCTTATGAATTGGAGCGTTTTGCCCTGCCTATCAGTAACTAGTCCAGCTCATACGTAGGCGATCACTTCTCCCGGTCCTATGTGACCACGATCAGCGTACTTGGCTCTGCCTTTTCGCAACAAGTTCAGTAATACATAAGTAGTAATACAATTCAACAAGTGATCTATGTATCATGTAAACATTTCCATTGACAATCAAAcgtggattatgatgaggacatcatccactattacccgttggcaaagacgtaattgacccagttggcccaattgtagtcggacggtgaccgtgtgagcctcagaattatcccacctcgcttaacttggaaAGAGGAAGCCACTTTAGAAGGGAGAGCCActcttcccccattggactagtcctTTGGgacgattgggcctttccctgagttgggtgtgtataatgaactgttgggctccgagCAACCCTAATTTgatgggcctcggccaaccccacctaggctgggtgtatcatctggtatcaaagctagggcccattttaagaaggtgggaatgatgaggacatcctccactattacccgttggcaaagacgcacccaattgtagtcggacggtgaccgtgtaagcctcagaattatctcacctcgcttaacttgggaggaggaagccactttaaaagagagagtcacccttcccccattggactagtcttttggggcgattgagcctttccctgagttgggtgtgcataatgaactgttgggctccggacAACCCTAATTTGATGGGCCTCAGCCAACCCCACCTGAGCTGGGTGTATCAGATTAGCTATCAGGACGTGGGTTGTAGTGATTGGCATAAGACATTAGGCTCTTTGAGTAGATGAACCATGGAAAATTGTATGCAGTTCACATATATATTTGCTATTCTACTCACAATTTTCATTGCGCAATGTTGTAGGGTGGTTCCATTCGGCAAGAACTGTATTACCTTCTGAAAGACGAGAAAGATGTGCATTTCTCATTTGGAAGTGTAGCTGGTAATGGGATCGAGCAGGCAACACAAGGTATGCGGTCATCCAAGTTCTGCCTCAACATTGCAGGTGACACTCCATCCTCCAACCGCCTCTTCGACTCCATTGTCAGTCACTGTGTTCCCGTCATCATCAGCGATGAGATTGAGCTCCCGTTTGAGGATGTCCTCGACTATTCAAAGTTCAGCGTCATAGTACGTGGCGCAGATGCAGTCAAGAAGGGGTTTCTAAAGAGCCTGATCAaagggatcagccaagaagagtGGACACGCATGTGGAACAAGCTAAAGGAAGTAGAAAAGCACTTCGAGTACCAATACCCATCTCAGACTGATGATGCCGTGCAGATGATATGGAAGGCTATTGCTCGGAAGGTGCCCTCTATCCGTCTGAAGATTAACAGACTACGGAGATTTTCTCGGTTTGATACTAATAGGACAGATGAAACTCTACCCAGTCCTTCTTGGCTACAGAATCAGGCTTCTTGATTTTTGGACTAGCAAACTCCAGCTTTCACCATGTTTTCAATCCTGCCGAAACAAGAGTTGATACTGAAGACCAAACCTTAATCGCATGACTGGGGGCAGATGTTACAGCTGCAGACATTAACGGAGAGTAAAGTTGAAACACTCTAGCATAACAGAATTACATATCCAATGGCACATCATTTTTCTTCATTTTTCTTACTTAAGATTCATCCAAAATGTCCTTGGCTGCAGACTAAGGAcaatgaattttgtatgaaaAGCTGTACATTCTAGGCGGCAATATAATTACTGACCAGTTACAGTTGCTGAGCATTTTGGGTTGACGTCCACTAGTCTAAAGTCACATAGGGAAGGTTCTGCAGATGGAGAGAAGGGAGATGTAGGTTATTAGCTGGAGGATTGAGATCGGTATATGGCATTCGGATAGTCATATGCCACTAAGATAGGGGAAGTTAGATAATAGCCTCTCTTCCTCCACTTGTTTTACGGTTTCACAGACTGGTATGTTCAATTGTTTCCTCCACTTGTTTTATGGT
It contains:
- the LOC100216694 gene encoding Probable arabinosyltransferase ARAD1-like precursor, with protein sequence MATACRSPLVWLFALAAALFFLSWYLLLNSAAGPTAARRPNQGLRLGGPGRKCDPAEALLRVFMYDLPPEFHFGLLDWKPPGFGGGVWPDVRDGVPDYPGGLNLQHSIEYWLTLDLLASEQGAPTPCAAARVRHAADADVVFVPFFASLSFNRHSRVVPPARNSEDRALQRRLLEFLAARPEWRRTGGRDHVVLAHHPNGMLDARYRFWPCVFVLCDFGRYPPSVANLDKDIIAPYRHLVANFANDTAGYDDRPTLLYFQGAIYRKDGGSIRQELYYLLKDEKDVHFSFGSVAGNGIEQATQGMRSSKFCLNIAGDTPSSNRLFDSIVSHCVPVIISDEIELPFEDVLDYSKFSVIVRGADAVKKGFLKSLIKGISQEEWTRMWNKLKEVEKHFEYQYPSQTDDAVQMIWKAIARKVPSIRLKINRLRRFSRFDTNRTDETLPSPSWLQNQAS